CGGGCTCGGCGCCCTCCACGGGCTCGTGCACGAACAGCACGTCGGCGTCGCTGCCGTAGCCCACCTCGTGCCCGCCGAGCCGGCCCATCGACACGATCGCCAGCCGGGTCGGGAGCGGAGTCTCGCGCTGGCTCCCCACCCGTCGTACGGCGATCGCGAGCGCCGCCTCGAGGGTCGCATGGGTGAGGTCGGTCAGCGCCTCGCTGACCTGCTCCACGTCGTCCACCACCCCCGACAGGTCTGCTGCGGCGATGCGCAGCAGCTCCCGCCGGCGCACGCCCCGGACCAGGCCGATGGCGGCGTCCCCGTCGCTCTGCCGCATGGCCGCGGCCAGCATCTCGGTCTGCAGCGTCTCCCGGTCCTGCGGCACGAGCTGGTCGCCGGCCAGGAGCTTGACGCCGTTGGGCTCGCGCTGCAGCAGGGAGGTGGCGTAGCGGCTCGACGCGAGGATGCGCGCCATGCGCTCGGCGACCTCGCCCTCGTCACGGAGCATGGAGAGGTACCACGGCGTGCGGCCGAGGGCCTCGCTGATCTTGCGGAAGCCCAGCAGGCCCGCGTCGGGGTAGGGCGCGTCGGCGAACCACTCGAGCATGACCGGGAGGAGCGTCCTCTGGATCGCGGCGGTGCGCGACGTGCCCTCGCTCAGGGCGGCGAGGTGGCGCAGGGCCGCGTCGGGGTCGAGGTAGCCCAGGGCGGAGAGCCGGTCCTTGGCGGCCGCCTCGCTCAGCGAGCCGGGCGCCCTGACCACCGAGGCGAGCAGCGGCCGGTAGAAGAGCTTCTCGTGCAGGCGGCGCACCTCGCGGCGACGCTCCTTGAGCGCCTCGGCGAGCTCGTTCATCGGGTCCTTGAAGAAGCCGAGCGAGCGGCCCAGCCGGCGCAGCGACTCCTCGTCCTGCGGGATCAGGGCCGTGCGCCGGAGCCCGAACAGCTGCAGGCGGTGCTCCACGGTCCGCAGGAAGCTGTAGGCCTCCAGCAGGGCCTGCCCGTCGGGGCGACCGATGTAGGCACCCTCGGTGAGCGCCTCGAGCGCCGCCATCGTGGTCGGGATGCGGATCGACTCGTCGTGTCGCCCGTGGACCATCTGGAGCAGCTGGACGGCGAACTCCACGTCGCGAAGGCCACCGCTGCCGAGCTTGAGCTGGCGGTCGGCCTCCTTGGCGGGGATGTGCGCGACCACGCGCCGGCGCATGGCCTGCACCTGGCTGACGAAGCCCTCGCGCTGCGCGGCCTCCCAGACCATCGGGTGGAGCGCCTCGACGTAGACGTGTCCGAGGTCGAGGTCACCGGCCACGGGGCGTGCCTTCAGCAGCGCCTGGAACTCCCAGGTCTTGGCCCACCGCTCGTAGTAGCCGACGTGGCTGGCCAGCGTCCGCACCAGCGGCCCGTGCTTGCCCTCGGGCCGCAGGCCCGCGTCGACCGGCCAGATCGTGCCCTCGGGCGTGTGGTCGGAGCAGATCTTGACCAGGTGGGAGGCGAGCTGGGTCGCGACCCGGTGGGCCTGCTGCTCGTCGGCCCCCTCGGCGGCCTCCGCCACGAAGACCACGTCGACGTCGCTGACGTAGTTGAGCTCGTGCGCCCCGCACTTGCCCATCGCGATCACGGCCAGGCGCGCGGTCGCCGCGTCCTCCGCGCCGACGCGCTGCCGAGCGACCGCCAGCGCGGCCTCCAGGACGCCGGCGGCCAGGTCGGACAGCTCGGCGGCGACGTCGGCCATGCCGAACCGATGGGCCAGGTCGCGGGCGGCGATCCCGAGCAGCAGCCGCCGGTAGGTCACACGCAGGACGTCGCACAGCTCGGCGTCGTCCCCCTGCGCGACGGGCACGTCGGCGGCCGGGTCCGCGCCGACCGCCTCCAGCAGCCGGGCGCGGACGGCGTACGCCGCGGGGCGGGCCGAGTCGAGCAGCGGGTCGGCCAGGTCCTCCCAGTGGTCGGGATGGCGCAGCAGGTGGTGACCCAGGGCGTTGCTCGCCCCCAGGACGCGCAGCAGCCGGTGGGCGGTCAGGTCGTCGCGCGCGAGCAGGCGCAGCATGGCGACCCCCGCCCCGTCCTCGCGCTGGTCGAGGCAGGTGGCGAGGTCGACCAGCCGGTCGAGGGCCAGGTCGGGGTCGGCCGTCGAGCCCAGGTCGCCCAGGAGGACCGAGGCGTGCTCACCGAGCTTCTCCAGCGCGCGCTCGCTGCGGTCGAGCTGCTGGAACCCCAGCCGGCGGAGCTGGCCCCGCGGGGTCTCCTGCCGGCTCATGCGACGCCGTCCCGGACCAGGCCCGCGAACGCGTCGGCCAGCGGCTCCCACTGGGTCCGCAGGTCCTTCTCCTGCTG
This genomic window from Nocardioides marmoribigeumensis contains:
- a CDS encoding bifunctional [glutamine synthetase] adenylyltransferase/[glutamine synthetase]-adenylyl-L-tyrosine phosphorylase: MSRQETPRGQLRRLGFQQLDRSERALEKLGEHASVLLGDLGSTADPDLALDRLVDLATCLDQREDGAGVAMLRLLARDDLTAHRLLRVLGASNALGHHLLRHPDHWEDLADPLLDSARPAAYAVRARLLEAVGADPAADVPVAQGDDAELCDVLRVTYRRLLLGIAARDLAHRFGMADVAAELSDLAAGVLEAALAVARQRVGAEDAATARLAVIAMGKCGAHELNYVSDVDVVFVAEAAEGADEQQAHRVATQLASHLVKICSDHTPEGTIWPVDAGLRPEGKHGPLVRTLASHVGYYERWAKTWEFQALLKARPVAGDLDLGHVYVEALHPMVWEAAQREGFVSQVQAMRRRVVAHIPAKEADRQLKLGSGGLRDVEFAVQLLQMVHGRHDESIRIPTTMAALEALTEGAYIGRPDGQALLEAYSFLRTVEHRLQLFGLRRTALIPQDEESLRRLGRSLGFFKDPMNELAEALKERRREVRRLHEKLFYRPLLASVVRAPGSLSEAAAKDRLSALGYLDPDAALRHLAALSEGTSRTAAIQRTLLPVMLEWFADAPYPDAGLLGFRKISEALGRTPWYLSMLRDEGEVAERMARILASSRYATSLLQREPNGVKLLAGDQLVPQDRETLQTEMLAAAMRQSDGDAAIGLVRGVRRRELLRIAAADLSGVVDDVEQVSEALTDLTHATLEAALAIAVRRVGSQRETPLPTRLAIVSMGRLGGHEVGYGSDADVLFVHEPVEGAEPEDAARAAQAVANELRRLLGTAGSDPALEVDADLRPEGKGGPLVRTVESYAAYYSKWSAVWEAQALLRAEAVVGDEGVCGHYMELVDRLRFPGEGLSFADVREIRRIKARVDNERLPRGADRKTHLKLGRGGLGDIEWTVQLLQMRHAHNSPGLRTTRTLPALRAAVEEGFVEAEDAQMMTEAWLMVSRIRNLITLVRGKPSDELPRETGELTALSVLMGYSPDEADALVNDYLRVTRRAHAVVERVFWGG